One genomic region from Natrarchaeobius halalkaliphilus encodes:
- a CDS encoding glucose 1-dehydrogenase, which produces MNAIAVEPGTGSPVLVERPRPEPESGEALVRTLRVGVDGTDHEVIAGHHGEVPDGEDRLVLGHEAVGVVEDPNDTSLEEGQYVVPTVRRPPAGLDNEYFEHDEPDMAPAGEYVERGIAGAHGFMAEYVTSPEEYLVPVPAELAPLGFLVEPISITEKAIEHAVASRSAFEWEPESALVLGNGSLGLLTLAMFETVLGIDRTYCLGRRDRPDPTIDIIDDLGSTYVDSRETPVSEIQSTHEAVDIVYEATGYPKHAFETVDALAPNGVGVLLGVPEPWTFEIDGGRLHREMVLHNKALIGTVNSHRGHFEAAVDTLAQLPDRVTDDLVTGIYDLENYESAFETNDGVIKTAVEFDQL; this is translated from the coding sequence ATGAACGCGATCGCTGTCGAGCCCGGAACGGGTTCGCCCGTTCTCGTAGAGCGCCCTCGTCCCGAACCGGAATCCGGCGAAGCGCTCGTCCGAACGCTTCGCGTGGGAGTCGACGGAACGGATCACGAGGTCATCGCGGGTCATCACGGCGAGGTTCCCGACGGAGAGGACCGACTCGTCCTGGGTCACGAGGCGGTCGGCGTCGTCGAGGATCCGAACGACACGTCCCTCGAGGAAGGACAGTACGTGGTTCCGACGGTTCGACGCCCGCCGGCCGGACTCGACAACGAGTACTTCGAGCACGACGAGCCCGATATGGCACCGGCCGGCGAGTACGTCGAACGCGGTATCGCCGGCGCGCACGGGTTCATGGCGGAGTACGTCACGAGCCCCGAGGAGTATCTCGTCCCCGTTCCCGCGGAACTGGCACCGCTCGGGTTTCTCGTCGAACCGATCAGCATCACGGAGAAAGCGATCGAACACGCCGTCGCCAGTCGCTCGGCGTTCGAGTGGGAGCCGGAATCCGCGCTCGTCCTCGGAAACGGGTCGCTCGGATTGCTCACGCTCGCGATGTTCGAGACGGTTCTTGGCATCGATCGCACCTACTGCCTCGGCCGCCGGGATCGGCCCGACCCGACGATCGATATTATCGACGACCTCGGCTCGACGTACGTCGACTCCCGTGAAACGCCGGTTTCCGAGATTCAATCGACTCACGAGGCAGTCGATATCGTCTACGAGGCGACCGGCTACCCGAAACACGCCTTCGAAACGGTCGATGCACTCGCTCCGAACGGCGTGGGCGTCCTGCTCGGCGTCCCCGAACCCTGGACGTTCGAGATCGACGGTGGCCGCCTGCACCGGGAGATGGTGCTACACAACAAGGCGCTGATCGGCACCGTCAACTCCCATCGCGGGCACTTCGAAGCCGCCGTCGATACGCTCGCACAGCTCCCCGACCGGGTTACCGACGACCTCGTAACCGGCATCTACGACCTCGAGAACTACGAGTCCGCATTCGAGACGAACGACGGCGTCATCAAGACCGCCGTCGAGTTCGATCAACTCTGA
- a CDS encoding rubrerythrin-like domain-containing protein, which produces MPHEQDVEGDTADIDSEFECLQCGTIVTAETHPGTCDDCGGDFQNRAKSLE; this is translated from the coding sequence ATGCCCCACGAACAGGATGTCGAAGGCGATACGGCTGACATCGACTCCGAGTTCGAGTGTCTTCAATGCGGAACGATCGTCACGGCGGAGACCCATCCCGGAACGTGTGACGACTGTGGCGGCGACTTCCAAAATCGGGCAAAATCGCTCGAGTAG
- a CDS encoding mandelate racemase/muconate lactonizing enzyme family protein: MGVDYSTLHDPNAEYTMRELSAESMNVTRERGGGRDVEITDIQTTMVDGNFPWTLVRIYTDAGIVGTGEAYWGAGAPELVERMKPFLRGENPLDIDRLTEHLVQKMSGEGSIGGVTVTAIAGIEVALHDLAGKILETPAYQLLGGKYRDEVRVYCDCHTEEEADPVACADEAERVVEELGYDALKFDLDVPSGHEKDRANRHLRDVEIDHKVSIVEAVTERLGHRADVAFDCHWTFSAGSAKRLAKRLEEYNVWWLEDPVPPENHDVQREVTQSTTTPITAGENVYRKHGQRRLIEEQAVDIVAPDMPKVGGMRETRKIADLADLYYMPVAMHNVSSPVATMASAHVGAAIPNSLAVEYHSYELGWWGDLVEEDVIEDGYIEIPERPGLGVTLDMDAVAEHMVEGEELFDEE, translated from the coding sequence ATGGGCGTCGATTACTCTACACTCCACGATCCGAACGCCGAGTACACGATGCGCGAACTCTCGGCGGAGTCGATGAACGTCACTCGAGAGCGCGGCGGCGGACGCGACGTCGAGATCACGGACATCCAGACGACGATGGTCGACGGGAACTTCCCGTGGACGCTCGTGCGAATCTACACCGACGCCGGAATCGTCGGCACCGGAGAGGCCTACTGGGGCGCCGGCGCGCCCGAGCTTGTCGAGCGCATGAAGCCGTTTCTCCGGGGGGAGAACCCGCTCGATATCGACCGGCTGACCGAACACCTCGTCCAGAAGATGTCCGGCGAGGGCTCGATCGGCGGCGTTACCGTCACCGCGATCGCCGGCATCGAGGTCGCACTGCACGACCTCGCCGGAAAGATCCTCGAGACGCCGGCCTACCAGTTGCTCGGCGGAAAGTACCGCGACGAGGTTCGCGTCTACTGCGACTGTCACACCGAGGAGGAAGCCGATCCCGTCGCCTGTGCCGACGAGGCGGAACGCGTCGTCGAGGAACTGGGTTACGACGCCCTCAAGTTCGACCTCGACGTCCCGTCAGGCCACGAGAAGGATCGCGCGAACCGCCACCTGCGCGACGTCGAGATCGACCACAAAGTCAGCATCGTCGAGGCGGTCACCGAACGCCTGGGTCACCGCGCCGACGTCGCATTCGACTGTCACTGGACGTTCTCCGCGGGGAGTGCAAAGCGACTGGCGAAGCGTCTCGAGGAGTACAACGTCTGGTGGCTCGAAGACCCCGTCCCGCCGGAGAACCACGACGTTCAGCGGGAGGTCACCCAGTCGACGACGACGCCGATTACGGCCGGCGAGAACGTCTACCGGAAACACGGCCAGCGCCGACTCATCGAAGAGCAGGCCGTCGATATCGTCGCTCCCGATATGCCGAAAGTCGGAGGGATGCGCGAGACCCGGAAGATCGCGGATCTGGCGGATCTCTACTACATGCCGGTCGCGATGCACAACGTCTCCTCGCCGGTCGCGACGATGGCGAGCGCCCACGTCGGTGCGGCCATCCCGAACTCGCTCGCCGTGGAGTACCACTCCTACGAACTCGGCTGGTGGGGGGATCTCGTCGAAGAGGACGTCATCGAGGACGGCTACATCGAAATCCCGGAAAGGCCCGGACTCGGCGTCACCCTCGACATGGACGCCGTCGCAGAGCACATGGTCGAGGGCGAGGAACTGTTCGACGAAGAGTAG
- the aroA gene encoding 3-phosphoshikimate 1-carboxyvinyltransferase gives MHVTISPSSVEGTIRAPPSKSYTHRAILAAGYADRTSVRDALWSADTRATARAVELFGGDVDRRDGGTLEIEGFDGTPGVPADVIDCDNSGTTMRLVTATAALADGTSVLTGDESLRSRPQGPLLEAITDLGAQAASTRSNGQAPLVVTGPISGDAVSIPGDVSSQYVTALLMAGAVTDDGLELTLETELKSAPYVDITLELLEAFGVDARRTDDGFAVEGGQRYGAESGEYAVPGDFSSISYPLAAGAIAGENGVRIEGAQPSAQGDTAIVEIVDRMGASVDWDRDAGTIDVTTGSLEGIEVSVENTPDLLPTIATLGAVADGDTRITNAEHVRYKETDRVSAMAEELGKMGVETTEEPDSLTIHGSDSRLEGATVEGRGDHRIVMTLALAGLVADGETTITGAEHVDVSYPGFFDALEGLGASLERRRE, from the coding sequence ATGCACGTCACGATTTCGCCCTCGAGCGTCGAGGGGACGATCCGGGCACCGCCGTCGAAGAGTTACACCCACCGAGCGATCCTCGCGGCCGGCTACGCCGATCGGACGTCGGTTCGGGACGCGCTCTGGAGCGCGGACACCCGCGCGACCGCCCGGGCGGTGGAGCTGTTCGGCGGTGACGTCGACCGACGCGACGGCGGAACCCTCGAGATCGAGGGCTTCGACGGAACGCCCGGCGTCCCCGCGGACGTCATCGACTGCGATAACAGCGGAACGACGATGCGTCTCGTCACCGCGACTGCTGCGCTGGCCGACGGAACGTCGGTGCTCACCGGCGACGAATCGCTTCGCTCGCGGCCCCAGGGTCCGTTGCTCGAGGCGATCACCGATCTCGGCGCACAGGCAGCGAGCACCCGATCGAACGGGCAGGCTCCGCTGGTCGTCACCGGCCCGATCTCCGGCGATGCGGTCTCGATTCCGGGCGACGTCTCCTCGCAGTACGTCACGGCGCTGTTGATGGCCGGCGCGGTGACCGACGACGGCCTCGAGCTCACGCTCGAGACGGAACTCAAATCCGCGCCGTACGTCGATATCACGCTCGAGTTGCTCGAGGCGTTCGGCGTCGACGCACGGCGGACCGACGACGGCTTCGCGGTCGAGGGGGGACAGCGCTACGGGGCCGAGAGCGGCGAGTACGCCGTTCCCGGGGACTTCTCGTCGATATCCTACCCGCTCGCGGCGGGCGCGATCGCCGGTGAGAACGGCGTTCGAATCGAGGGCGCCCAACCGAGCGCACAGGGCGACACCGCCATCGTCGAGATCGTCGACCGAATGGGCGCGAGCGTCGACTGGGACCGCGACGCGGGAACCATCGACGTCACGACGGGATCGCTCGAGGGGATCGAGGTGTCGGTCGAAAACACGCCGGACCTCCTGCCGACGATCGCGACGCTCGGTGCAGTCGCCGACGGCGACACCCGGATCACGAACGCCGAACACGTTCGCTACAAGGAGACCGACCGCGTGAGCGCGATGGCCGAAGAGCTCGGGAAGATGGGCGTCGAGACGACCGAAGAACCCGACTCGCTGACGATCCACGGTAGCGACTCCCGACTCGAGGGTGCGACCGTCGAGGGACGCGGCGACCACCGGATCGTCATGACGCTCGCGCTGGCGGGACTCGTCGCCGACGGCGAGACGACGATTACGGGTGCCGAACACGTCGACGTCTCCTACCCCGGTTTCTTCGACGCGCTCGAGGGGCTCGGCGCGTCGCTCGAGCGTCGACGGGAGTAA
- a CDS encoding bifunctional 4-hydroxy-2-oxoglutarate aldolase/2-dehydro-3-deoxy-phosphogluconate aldolase produces the protein MSQKRAVEDRIVESGVLAVLRGVDEDSIVPVARAIHEAGVGALEVTADGTRAAEKIAAVDRELEGTETVVGAGTVLDASSAESVIDAGASFVVSPHVDVDVVRTCNRHGVFVAPGVLTPTEAVTAMEAGADVLKMFPAKTVGPGHIGALQGPLGGVDIIPTGGVSRENVAEYFDAGALAVGAGGALVDYDAVSEGDMDQVRESAAAFVETVEDARSD, from the coding sequence ATGAGCCAGAAGCGAGCGGTCGAAGACAGGATCGTCGAGAGCGGCGTCCTCGCCGTCCTCCGCGGGGTCGACGAGGATTCGATCGTCCCCGTCGCCCGGGCGATCCACGAGGCCGGCGTCGGCGCACTCGAGGTGACGGCGGATGGAACCCGCGCGGCCGAGAAGATCGCCGCCGTCGACCGCGAACTCGAGGGGACGGAGACGGTCGTCGGTGCGGGGACGGTCCTCGACGCCTCGAGCGCGGAGTCGGTGATCGACGCCGGCGCGTCGTTCGTCGTTTCGCCCCACGTCGACGTCGACGTCGTACGCACCTGCAATCGCCACGGCGTCTTCGTCGCTCCCGGGGTTCTGACGCCGACTGAGGCCGTGACCGCGATGGAAGCCGGCGCGGACGTCCTCAAGATGTTTCCCGCGAAGACCGTCGGACCGGGGCACATCGGCGCACTTCAGGGACCGCTCGGGGGCGTCGACATCATCCCGACCGGCGGCGTCTCGCGCGAGAACGTCGCGGAGTACTTCGACGCCGGCGCGCTGGCGGTCGGCGCGGGTGGCGCGCTCGTCGACTACGACGCCGTTTCCGAGGGCGACATGGATCAGGTTCGCGAGAGCGCGGCGGCGTTCGTCGAGACCGTCGAAGACGCTCGGTCCGACTAG